The following proteins come from a genomic window of Acetivibrio cellulolyticus CD2:
- a CDS encoding metal ABC transporter permease, whose amino-acid sequence MENVILLIIESFTYDFILKALLVGSLISICCSFLGIFLVLKKHAMIGDGLAHVSFATVAIALLLSASPLLVSIPLVILASFLILKLNEKADLHGDAAIGLVSSFAVAAGVLISSVANGFNVDLFSYLFGSILVIGDLDVILSVILSVVVIIVIVIFYNDLFAVTYDEEFSRVIGLKTRTMNYLISVLTSITIVLGIRVVGTMLISSMIIFPTVTALQLSKGFKSTILVSSVVSVTCVILGVIVSFVFNLPTGATIVGLNAVCFAIFFTIKKLSLI is encoded by the coding sequence ATGGAAAATGTGATTTTATTGATAATTGAATCGTTTACTTATGATTTTATCCTCAAAGCATTGTTGGTAGGGTCGCTTATTTCAATATGCTGCTCATTTTTAGGAATATTTCTTGTACTTAAAAAGCACGCTATGATTGGAGACGGACTCGCACATGTAAGCTTTGCAACGGTAGCAATTGCACTGCTGCTTTCGGCATCTCCATTACTGGTTTCCATACCGTTGGTAATTCTTGCTTCTTTTCTAATATTAAAGCTCAATGAAAAAGCAGATCTTCATGGAGATGCAGCAATTGGTCTTGTATCTTCTTTTGCAGTGGCAGCAGGTGTACTCATTTCAAGTGTGGCAAACGGGTTTAATGTTGATTTGTTCAGTTATCTGTTTGGAAGTATACTTGTAATAGGTGATTTGGATGTAATTCTTTCAGTCATATTGTCAGTTGTAGTGATTATTGTAATAGTGATTTTCTATAATGATTTGTTTGCTGTTACATACGATGAAGAGTTTTCAAGGGTTATTGGCCTAAAGACACGCACAATGAACTATCTTATATCGGTCCTTACTTCAATTACAATTGTTCTTGGCATACGGGTTGTAGGAACAATGCTGATTTCAAGCATGATTATATTTCCTACAGTTACAGCCCTGCAACTGTCAAAAGGGTTTAAAAGCACCATACTTGTTTCATCGGTTGTATCTGTCACATGCGTAATATTAGGAGTAATCGTTTCATTTGTTTTTAATTTGCCGACCGGTGCGACTATAGTTGGGTTGAATGCTGTTTGCTTTGCTATTTTCTTTACAATTAAGAAATTGAGTCTTATATAG
- a CDS encoding Fur family transcriptional regulator, giving the protein MGQSNNRELFNDKGIKFTNQRNITFNVLRQADLPITAEQAFMKAKQVDSTISLSTVYRILDMFVSKGLVLKSNILDDNKAMFELNRMEHKHHLICIGCKKIIVIDNCPLEVYEKTLEQKTKYQITAHKLEIFGFCQLCQEKGGEIQC; this is encoded by the coding sequence ATGGGTCAGAGTAATAACAGGGAATTGTTTAATGATAAAGGAATAAAGTTTACAAATCAAAGGAATATAACCTTTAATGTATTACGGCAGGCGGATTTACCAATAACTGCAGAACAAGCATTTATGAAGGCTAAACAGGTTGATTCAACGATAAGTTTATCTACTGTATATAGGATTCTTGATATGTTTGTAAGCAAGGGACTGGTTCTCAAATCAAATATTTTGGATGATAATAAGGCTATGTTTGAACTTAACAGAATGGAACACAAGCATCATTTGATTTGTATAGGATGTAAGAAAATCATAGTGATTGACAACTGTCCGTTGGAGGTATATGAAAAGACTTTAGAACAAAAGACCAAGTATCAGATTACAGCCCATAAGCTGGAGATATTTGGCTTTTGCCAGTTGTGTCAGGAAAAAGGGGGAGAAATACAATGTTAA